The nucleotide window CGACATCCTCGCCCACAACAGCACGTACAGCCGGCTGATGTGCGATCTCGACGCGCTGCCCGAGGAGGACCGCAACTGCTTGTGGCTGGCGTTCACCCACCCCGAGTGGCGGGCGCGGGTGGTCGATCTGGACGCCACGATGCGGGTGATGGCCGCCAAGTTCCGGGCGTCGATGGCCGAGCACGTCGCGGAGCCGGCGTGGAAGGCGCTGCTCGCGCGGCTGACGGAGGCGTCGTCGGAGTTCCGGGAGATCTGGGCGCAGCACGAGGTCATCCGCCCCATGAGCTCGGTCAAGGTCTTCCGGCACCCCCGGGTGGGCCTGCTCCAGCTGTCCGGCACGAGCCTGTGGACGGGGCCCAACCCCGGCCCCAAGCTGCTGTCCTACACCCCCGTCGACGAGACGTCCCGGGAGCGCCTGGAGCGGCTGGCGGAGCTGACGGCCCTCGCCGTGAGATGAGGCGGGGGCCGCCGTAGGGGAGCAGCGGGCGCCGGGCCCGGTTACGGGCGGGCGTCCGCCGTGCTCTGCCCCCGGGTCCCGTCGTCGAACAGTGCCGCCGTGCGGCGGGCCGTCTCCTGCGCCCACCGGCCCGTCGTCACCGCGCCCAGCAGCAGTACGGCCGCGCCGCAGCCCGCGATGATCCACCAGGCCGGGTGGGCGGCCGCGAGGAAGGCGTCCGTGGTGGCGGTGGCATGCACCCCGCTCGCCAGTACGGCGCCGATCACCGCGACGCCGAGCGACTGCCCGACCTGCCTGCTGGTGGAGGCGACGGCGGCGGCCACACCGGCCTGGGCGCGCGGCATACCGGACACCGCGGTGTTGGTGATCGGCGCGTTGACCAGGCCGAATCCGATGCCGAAGAGGACATAGCCGGTGAACAGCAGCGGGTTGACCGACTGGGCGCCGAAGGCCGCGAAGAGCACCCCGCTGGCAGCCATGGCGGCGCCGGCGACCAGCAGCGACGGCCGTGGCCCGCGGCTGCCCACCAGCCGGCCCGACACCGGTGCGAAGATCAGCGTCATCCCGGCCATGGGAAGCATGTAGAGCCCGGCGTCCAGGGCGGACAGCCCGCGGATGTTCTGCAGATACAGCGTGTTGATGAACAGGAAGCCGGCGAGCGCGGCGAAGGAGCAGACCGCCACGACCGTGGCCCCGCTGAACGGCGCGCTGTGGAAGAACCGCAGATCGATGAGGGGTTCGTCGCGGCGCCGCTCGTAGACGAGCAGACCGGCCAGGGAGCCCAGTGCCGCCAGCACGAACACCAGGATCTGCGGGGACGTCCAGCCGGCGTCCGGGGCCTCGATGATCGCGTACGTCAGCGAGCCGAGGAGCGTGATCACCAGCAACTGGCCGACCGGGTCGACCCGGCGGGGCCTGGGGGCACGCGACTCGGGAACGTAGCGCAGGGTCAGGAAGACCGCGAGCGCGCCGATCGGGACGTTGATCCAGAAGATCGAGCGCCAGCCGACGCTCTGCACCAGCAGCCCCCCGACCACCGGCCCGGCCGCCATGCTGATGCCGACGACCCCGCCCCACACCCCGATGGCACGGGCCCGCTCCCGTGGCTCGGTGAAGGTGTTGGTGATGATCGACATTGCGACGGGGTTGAGCATCGAGCCGCCGACCGCCTGCACCATCCGGAAGACCACCAGCCACCCCAGCCCGGGCGCCAGACTGCACAGCAGCGAGCCGAGCGCGAAGACGACCAGCCCGGTCAGGAAGACCCGGCGCCGGCCCAGCCGGTCGGCCGTGGAGCCGGCCAGCATCAGCAGCGACGCCAGGACCAGGGTGTAGGCGTCGATCGTCCACTGCATACCGGAGACCGAGGCATGCAGCTCATGCTGGATGGACGGCAGGGCGACGTTCAAAATGGTGTTGTCGAGGCTGACGATCAGCAGGCTCATACAGCAGATCGCCAGCACCAGAAGACGCCGTCGACGCCCGAGCTCAGACATTCTTGAACGCTACAACGATCGGTGTGGGCCGGTCCTGGCGGGGCCACTCGCGCGGTGCGGGACAATGGGAGGTCGCAGCGGCCGCTCTCCTGGCAGGCCGCGGCCCGCCCGCCCCACCAACGGAAGCCGACGAAAGCCGAAGGTATCGCCGCCATGACTCTCCTGCAGATCGGTCCGCACGCGGTGCAGCCGCCCGTGGTCCTCGCGCCCATGGCCGGGATCACCAATGCCCCGTTCCGGACGCTGTGCCGGGAGTTCAGCGGCGGCAAGGGCCTGTTCGTCAGCGAGATGATCACGACGCGGGCACTGGTCGAGCGCAACGAGAAGACCATGCAGCTGATCCACTTCGACGAGACGGAGCGGCCGCGCTCGATCCAGCTGTACGGCGTCGACCCGGACACCGTCGGCAAGGCCGCCCGCATGATCGCGGAAGAGGACCTCGCCGACCACATCGACCTGAACTTCGGCTGCCCGGTCCCGAAGGTGACCCGCAAGGGCGGCGGCTCGGCCCTCCCGTACAAGCGGAATCTGCTGCGCTCGATCCTGCGCGAGGCGGTGGCGAACGCGGGGTCACTGCCGGTGACGATCAAGATGCGCAAGGGAATCGACGACGATCACCTCACCTACCTCGACGCGGGACGGATCGCGGTCGAGGAGGGCATCACGGCGGTCGCGCTGCACGGCCGCACGGCCTCCCAGCACTACGGCGGCACCGCCGACTGGGACGCCATCGCACGCCTCAAGGAGCACGTCCCCGAGATCCCGGTGCTCGGCAACGGCGACATCTGGTCCGCCGACGACGCACAGCGGATGATGCGCGAGACCGGCTGCGACGGCGTGGTCGTGGGACGCGGCTGCCTGGGGCGGCCCTGGCTGTTCGGCGATCTGGTGGCGGCCTTCGAGGGCACCGGCACCTACGCGCAGCCCACCCTCAAGGAGGTCGCGGCGGTCATGCTGCGGCATGCCACGCTGCTCGGTGAGTGGATCGGTGACGAGACCCGCGGCGTGATCGACTTCCGTAAGCATGTCGCCTGGTACACCAAGGGCTTCTCGGTCGGCTCCGAGATGCGCCGCAGCCTCGCGGTGACCTCCTCCCTCGACGAGCTGGACGCGCTGCTGTCGGAGCTGGACCTCGATCAGCCGTGGCCGCTGGGCGCGGACGGTCCGCGGGGCCGTACCTCGGGCCGCAACCGCGTCGTCCTGCCCGACGGCTGGCTGGACGACCCGTACGACTGCGCGGGCGTGGACGCGGACGCCGAGCTGGACACTTCGGGCGGCTGACGCTGCCGGGCCGCCCGACTCCCGGTGCCGCGCGGCGAGTTGGGCCCGGGCCGCACGACGGGACGGGTGCGGCCCGCGGCGGGGCGCGCGGTCCGCTGTGAGAGGTGGCCCACCCACCGTCTCCGTCCGCCGCCCTCCCCCGAATGATGGAGGGCGGCGCCCGCTTCTCCTCCTCGGTGCCGAGGCGCCCCGCTCCGCCGTGGCGCACCATTGCCGTGTCGCACCGGCCGGCCGGCTTGACCCTCACGCGAGGTGAGGCCGCAGTCTGACGGCGGAGCGAAAGCGGCGGGCCGGGGC belongs to Streptomyces sp. NBC_01454 and includes:
- a CDS encoding helix-turn-helix transcriptional regulator, which gives rise to MTLDVTATQPATGSGAMTAPRDHAARRAELAAFLRSRRERITPEQVGLPRGARRRTPGLRREEVAQLGAVGVTWYTWLEQARAIHVSPQVLDAVARALLLDRAERSHLFALAGAVDPMPGSECTSVPPALRQVLHQLAPFPAVVQNGRFDILAHNSTYSRLMCDLDALPEEDRNCLWLAFTHPEWRARVVDLDATMRVMAAKFRASMAEHVAEPAWKALLARLTEASSEFREIWAQHEVIRPMSSVKVFRHPRVGLLQLSGTSLWTGPNPGPKLLSYTPVDETSRERLERLAELTALAVR
- the dusB gene encoding tRNA dihydrouridine synthase DusB; this translates as MTLLQIGPHAVQPPVVLAPMAGITNAPFRTLCREFSGGKGLFVSEMITTRALVERNEKTMQLIHFDETERPRSIQLYGVDPDTVGKAARMIAEEDLADHIDLNFGCPVPKVTRKGGGSALPYKRNLLRSILREAVANAGSLPVTIKMRKGIDDDHLTYLDAGRIAVEEGITAVALHGRTASQHYGGTADWDAIARLKEHVPEIPVLGNGDIWSADDAQRMMRETGCDGVVVGRGCLGRPWLFGDLVAAFEGTGTYAQPTLKEVAAVMLRHATLLGEWIGDETRGVIDFRKHVAWYTKGFSVGSEMRRSLAVTSSLDELDALLSELDLDQPWPLGADGPRGRTSGRNRVVLPDGWLDDPYDCAGVDADAELDTSGG
- a CDS encoding MFS transporter, translated to MSELGRRRRLLVLAICCMSLLIVSLDNTILNVALPSIQHELHASVSGMQWTIDAYTLVLASLLMLAGSTADRLGRRRVFLTGLVVFALGSLLCSLAPGLGWLVVFRMVQAVGGSMLNPVAMSIITNTFTEPRERARAIGVWGGVVGISMAAGPVVGGLLVQSVGWRSIFWINVPIGALAVFLTLRYVPESRAPRPRRVDPVGQLLVITLLGSLTYAIIEAPDAGWTSPQILVFVLAALGSLAGLLVYERRRDEPLIDLRFFHSAPFSGATVVAVCSFAALAGFLFINTLYLQNIRGLSALDAGLYMLPMAGMTLIFAPVSGRLVGSRGPRPSLLVAGAAMAASGVLFAAFGAQSVNPLLFTGYVLFGIGFGLVNAPITNTAVSGMPRAQAGVAAAVASTSRQVGQSLGVAVIGAVLASGVHATATTDAFLAAAHPAWWIIAGCGAAVLLLGAVTTGRWAQETARRTAALFDDGTRGQSTADARP